Below is a genomic region from Prunus persica cultivar Lovell chromosome G3, Prunus_persica_NCBIv2, whole genome shotgun sequence.
TATCTGCGAGCCACACTCAGAGCAGATTGAGTTTAAGGAACAACGTGTGCGAAAGGCTAGACCCTCAGGGAGGTCAGCCAGACAACCATTGCAACGAGGATCGTGAAGAAAAGCGCTCAGTTTTCCACTCACAAAGGAGCATTCACGAAAGGCTAGGCCCCTAAGGAAGTCAACTAGATAACCCTCACAATGAGGATCATGAGAAAATATGCTCCGCTGCTCACTCTCGAAGAGTCGATTCTCGTAGACAAGCTACAAAAAATCCTTCACAAGCATAGTCTACCAACACGCCGCCTAGGCAACGCAGGCGAGAAGGTCGACCCTAGCAAATCAACGAGGAAGTCAATCAGCATCGCCCAAATTGTGAAGGTCGTCGACATGACCGACCAGCAATGTGTGCGGAAGacgttgagaagcttgtgaatGGAGACTTGAAGACCAGTGGGAACTTCGAAGATGCACTACGTAAGGAGATGGACCAGGCGAACTCTACTCTTTTCACTGCTGAAATTGAGCATGTTGCTCCTCCGAAATGATTCTCAACACCCTTGTTCACACACTTCAAACGGGATTCTGATCCCGAGAGCCACCtaaaacacttcaaaagtgTCATGATCCTCTACAAGGCTGAAGACGCGCTGATGTGCAAGGTATTTCTAATGACCTTGCCAGGAGCAGCCCAAGACTGGATCCACACCCTGCCATCCGGGTCGATCATCCGTTTCAAGGAGCTGGCTTACGTCTTCACCAAAGAATACACCTCTTACCGGacaatcaagaagaaccctgaccaCTTGTACAACTTTCGCAAGAAGTCCGACAAATCccttcgagattacatcaagagatTCAAAGCAGAAAAGGCCAATATTGCAGGATGTGATGACCGAATCACATCCTCCGCTTTTAGGACAGGCCTTCCAGCCGAGCACGACTTGTACCACGAGCTGACTATCACTTCCATCCAGACTTTGGCAGAGTTCTACGCGACCGTGGAACGCTACGCTCTCTAGGATGACCATCAAATCGCCGTAAATAAGTCTACAAAGCAGGAAAGTCAGCCGACTAAGCGGGCAAGCCAAAGAACCAACGGATTTAGCAACAGGAACAAGGACAAGCATAGATCACACCCACAAGGGGACGCTACGACAGGAgagaactacaccaagttcaccatccccatacatcaaatCTTAGCCCAAGTGAAGGACAAACCTTGGGTAAAGAGACCATCACCCTTGAAAGGAGATCCGGATAAGAGGGATACTAGCAAATATTGTGCCTTCCATAGAACTCACATGCACACTACAAACAACTGATTTGCTTGGAAACCGCACCTTGAAAAACTCGTGAGAGAAGGTCACTGCACGAAATTCATTGCAAAGCAGGCCATCCAGCAGATTGAAGATCATGAC
It encodes:
- the LOC109948005 gene encoding uncharacterized protein LOC109948005, translating into MILYKAEDALMCKVFLMTLPGAAQDWIHTLPSGSIIRFKELAYVFTKEYTSYRTIKKNPDHLYNFRKKSDKSLRDYIKRFKAEKANIAGCDDRITSSAFRTGLPAEHDLYHELTITSIQTLAEFYATVERYAL